The Bordetella sp. FB-8 genome includes a window with the following:
- the panC gene encoding pantoate--beta-alanine ligase, whose product MKVVHTIQDLRDHLRGQTRVAFVPTMGNLHDGHLALMKMARQHGDPVVTSIFVNRLQFGPNEDFDRYPRTLRDDVEKMEQRRDVYITFAPDEHEMYPVPQNYRVQPPDDLGDILEGEFRPGFFSGVCTVVMKLLSCVQPRVAVFGKKDYQQLMIVRSMCQQFQLPVEILAHETVRADDGLALSSRNRYLRPQERAEAPRLYVTLQSMRQAQRAQLAAGVCDLEVIEKEALDLMQAHGWKVDYMSVRRQRDLKRPAAAEVLAGEPLVALAAAKLGATRLIDNLEF is encoded by the coding sequence TTGAAAGTCGTACACACCATCCAGGACCTGCGCGATCATCTGCGCGGGCAGACCCGCGTCGCTTTCGTGCCCACCATGGGCAACCTGCACGACGGTCACCTGGCCTTGATGAAAATGGCACGCCAGCACGGCGACCCGGTGGTGACCAGCATTTTCGTCAACCGCCTGCAATTCGGACCCAACGAGGATTTCGACCGCTATCCACGCACGCTGCGCGACGATGTCGAGAAGATGGAGCAGCGTCGCGACGTCTACATCACCTTCGCCCCCGATGAGCACGAGATGTATCCCGTGCCGCAGAACTACCGCGTGCAGCCGCCCGACGACCTGGGCGACATACTCGAAGGGGAGTTCCGGCCGGGCTTCTTCTCGGGGGTGTGTACGGTGGTGATGAAGCTGCTGTCGTGCGTGCAGCCGCGCGTGGCCGTGTTCGGCAAGAAGGACTATCAGCAGTTGATGATCGTGCGCAGCATGTGCCAGCAGTTCCAGCTTCCGGTGGAAATCCTGGCGCACGAGACGGTGCGCGCCGATGACGGGTTGGCCTTGTCCTCGCGCAACCGTTACCTGCGCCCGCAGGAGCGCGCCGAAGCGCCGCGTCTCTATGTCACCTTGCAGTCCATGCGCCAAGCGCAGCGCGCTCAGTTGGCCGCCGGCGTCTGCGATCTGGAGGTCATCGAGAAAGAGGCCCTTGACCTGATGCAGGCGCACGGATGGAAGGTCGACTATATGTCGGTGCGTCGGCAGCGCGATCTTAAAAGGCCCGCAGCGGCCGAGGTCCTGGCCGGCGAGCCGCTGGTGGCGCTGGCCGCCGCCAAGCTGGGCGCCACGCGACTGATCGACAATTTGGAGTTTTGA
- a CDS encoding LuxR C-terminal-related transcriptional regulator: MPCNKAAGLACSPRLDRLSVRERELVYHYARGLPNKVVAIDFQISERTAEAHRASIFRKMGVRSALELACCICPHRPRPEDET, from the coding sequence ATGCCATGCAATAAAGCAGCGGGGCTTGCCTGCTCACCGCGGCTGGACAGGCTGTCGGTGCGCGAGCGCGAGCTTGTCTACCACTATGCGCGCGGCCTGCCCAACAAAGTGGTCGCCATCGATTTTCAGATTTCCGAACGCACGGCCGAGGCGCATCGCGCGAGCATCTTTCGCAAGATGGGCGTGCGCAGCGCACTGGAACTGGCGTGTTGCATTTGTCCGCACCGCCCCCGTCCGGAAGATGAAACCTGA
- a CDS encoding A24 family peptidase, producing MSIYFAWQILHGGQAWAAALAGLFGLPAGWALGALARVLPRRIERAWQEPADGAAPDAPPFSDCVRADWRLDARSGAMALLTGLAFAACVWRLGVTPAALCGMVFVAALISLAWIDAQTRLLPDALTLPLLWLGLLVNLHGALVSLPSAVLGAAAGYLFPWTVYHLMRWRTGLDGMGYGDFKLMAALGAWFGLAALPWPLLGAALAASAAGLCLRLAGRLQRGQALPFGPYLAASGILMFLGEVPVGHFPAT from the coding sequence ATGTCGATTTACTTCGCATGGCAAATCCTTCATGGCGGGCAGGCCTGGGCCGCGGCGCTGGCGGGGCTTTTCGGGCTACCGGCAGGTTGGGCGCTCGGCGCTCTGGCGCGCGTGCTGCCGCGCCGGATCGAGCGTGCTTGGCAGGAGCCTGCCGACGGCGCCGCGCCGGATGCGCCGCCCTTCTCGGACTGCGTGCGGGCCGATTGGCGCCTGGACGCCCGCAGCGGCGCCATGGCCCTGCTGACGGGCCTGGCGTTCGCCGCCTGCGTGTGGCGTCTGGGGGTCACGCCGGCCGCGCTGTGCGGCATGGTCTTTGTCGCGGCGCTGATCTCGCTGGCCTGGATCGATGCCCAGACCCGGTTGCTGCCCGACGCGCTGACCCTGCCCTTGCTCTGGCTGGGCCTGCTGGTCAATCTGCACGGCGCTCTGGTTTCCCTGCCCTCGGCTGTGCTGGGGGCGGCCGCGGGCTACCTGTTCCCTTGGACGGTCTATCACCTGATGCGCTGGCGCACTGGCCTGGACGGAATGGGGTATGGCGATTTCAAGCTGATGGCTGCGCTGGGTGCCTGGTTCGGCCTCGCGGCGCTGCCCTGGCCGTTGCTGGGCGCGGCGTTGGCTGCCTCGGCGGCTGGCTTGTGCCTGCGCTTGGCGGGACGTCTGCAGCGTGGGCAAGCGCTGCCTTTCGGCCCTTATCTGGCGGCAAGCGGTATCCTGATGTTCCTCGGTGAGGTCCCCGTGGGCCATTTCCCCGCGACATAG
- the coaE gene encoding dephospho-CoA kinase (Dephospho-CoA kinase (CoaE) performs the final step in coenzyme A biosynthesis.): protein MLNIGLTGGIGSGKSRVADLLAQWGAAIIDTDAIAHALTAPQGQAVPALREAFGEQAVTAEGALNRAWMRELIFRDPAAKARLEGILHPLISRCAREQGERARGAYRVFVVPLLVESGRWRDKVDRICVVDCDPETQVSRVGQRSGLTPDGIRAIMAAQSTREGRLQRADDVILNDGATSPALLHERTKIMHDRWIALAAILGTAPGRLASAS from the coding sequence ATGTTGAACATAGGTTTGACCGGCGGCATCGGTTCGGGTAAGTCGCGGGTGGCGGATCTGCTGGCGCAGTGGGGGGCCGCGATCATCGATACCGATGCGATCGCACATGCGCTCACGGCGCCGCAAGGGCAGGCCGTGCCGGCATTGCGCGAGGCTTTCGGCGAACAGGCCGTGACTGCCGAAGGCGCCTTGAACCGCGCGTGGATGCGCGAGCTGATATTCCGCGATCCCGCAGCGAAGGCGCGTCTGGAAGGCATCCTGCATCCCCTGATTAGCCGGTGCGCCCGCGAGCAGGGCGAGCGTGCCCGGGGAGCCTACCGGGTGTTCGTCGTGCCGCTGCTGGTCGAATCCGGGCGCTGGCGCGACAAAGTCGACCGCATCTGCGTGGTCGACTGCGATCCCGAGACTCAGGTTTCCAGGGTAGGCCAGCGCAGCGGGCTGACGCCGGACGGCATACGGGCTATCATGGCGGCACAGTCCACGCGTGAAGGCAGGCTGCAACGGGCGGACGACGTCATCCTTAATGACGGCGCCACTTCTCCCGCCTTGCTGCACGAGCGGACCAAGATCATGCATGATCGTTGGATCGCTCTGGCCGCGATATTGGGTACTGCCCCCGGCCGGCTGGCGTCCGCCTCATAA
- the zapD gene encoding cell division protein ZapD produces the protein MTLYEYPFNERVRAYLRLEFLFDRLLFLVRGDDMREHQIAVSTLFDVLDVLERTDVKGAILQDLERQRAALAPLRDHPGVAQDVLQGMLGDMERVVGVLTAQGKIGQALRENEWLTSLRGRLSVTGGATQMDMPSFYAWQHKPTEVRRADLARWIDSLMGLCEGLALALRMLRENGAKSQAVAEQGAYQQMLGGKQHQLLRVWVDPAQGVFPEISANKYMIWIRYATQDGELKPQPVARDVPFSMSLCSV, from the coding sequence GTGACTCTTTACGAATATCCCTTCAATGAGCGTGTCCGGGCCTATCTCAGGCTGGAGTTTCTGTTCGACAGATTGCTCTTCCTGGTTCGCGGCGACGACATGCGCGAGCACCAGATCGCGGTTTCGACGCTGTTCGACGTGCTCGACGTGCTCGAGCGCACGGACGTCAAGGGCGCCATTCTGCAAGACCTTGAACGCCAGCGCGCGGCACTGGCGCCCTTGCGCGACCATCCCGGCGTTGCGCAGGACGTGCTGCAAGGCATGCTGGGCGACATGGAGCGCGTCGTCGGCGTGTTGACCGCGCAGGGCAAGATCGGCCAGGCTCTGCGCGAAAACGAATGGCTCACCAGTTTGCGCGGCCGCCTTTCGGTGACCGGCGGGGCTACTCAGATGGACATGCCCTCGTTTTATGCCTGGCAGCACAAGCCCACTGAGGTGCGACGTGCCGACCTGGCGCGCTGGATCGACTCCCTCATGGGACTGTGCGAGGGGCTGGCCCTGGCGCTGAGGATGCTGCGCGAAAACGGCGCCAAGAGTCAGGCGGTGGCCGAGCAAGGCGCCTATCAGCAGATGCTGGGCGGCAAGCAGCACCAGTTGCTGCGCGTCTGGGTCGATCCGGCACAGGGCGTGTTCCCCGAGATCAGCGCCAACAAATACATGATCTGGATCCGCTATGCCACGCAGGACGGCGAACTCAAGCCGCAGCCCGTGGCGCGCGACGTGCCTTTCAGCATGTCGCTCTGCTCCGTCTAG
- a CDS encoding hemerythrin domain-containing protein has protein sequence MHAESNLALGDPRLDQDHAELHRLSQHLAQTRNRQEVVAALDALARHCAAHFAAEDEDLRRMQGNDDAVCHLDEHAAVLQSLAEVKGWVIENDDVVGMANLVQSLCAELDRWLPEHVHYMDSAVAAYRSKNRFGGAPIAFAPRQPA, from the coding sequence ATGCACGCCGAATCCAACCTCGCCCTGGGCGATCCGCGGCTGGACCAGGACCACGCCGAACTGCACCGCCTGTCGCAGCATCTGGCACAGACGCGCAACCGGCAGGAGGTCGTTGCCGCCCTGGATGCGCTGGCCCGGCACTGCGCAGCCCATTTCGCCGCCGAAGACGAGGATCTGCGCCGCATGCAGGGTAACGACGATGCGGTCTGCCACCTCGACGAACACGCCGCAGTGCTCCAATCCCTGGCCGAGGTCAAAGGCTGGGTGATTGAAAACGACGACGTGGTCGGCATGGCGAACCTGGTGCAGTCGCTCTGCGCCGAACTGGACCGCTGGCTACCCGAGCACGTGCATTACATGGACTCGGCCGTGGCCGCCTATCGCAGCAAGAACCGCTTCGGCGGCGCGCCCATCGCGTTTGCACCGCGCCAGCCCGCCTAG
- a CDS encoding Nudix family hydrolase — translation MTDRKIIDVAAGLLLRGDGSLLLGQRPEDKPWPGWWELPGGKLEPGETVLQALARELHEEIGIRVTQAWPWVTYVHHYPHSTVRLAFCQVTAWEGEPAGLENQQLRWVEPAQALADALRQGHDLDPDKPDGRVLPATIPPLRWLQLPTTYGISAIGSPSYLPSFLQRLDVALAGGLKLVQLREPNWPEGPGAESLRAAFIQMRERCRIAGARLLINSTHPASWWHEADGVHLRSADAVVMQDRPDLPSDALVGVSAHTQGDITHARRIGADFAVLGSVLATPSHPGEPELSWAGFAEGLRDAGLPVFALGGQSEATRAIARAHGAHGIAGIRAII, via the coding sequence ATGACCGACCGCAAGATCATCGACGTCGCCGCCGGCCTTCTCCTGCGCGGCGACGGCTCGCTGCTGCTGGGCCAGCGCCCCGAAGACAAGCCCTGGCCGGGATGGTGGGAGCTGCCCGGCGGCAAGCTCGAGCCCGGCGAAACCGTGCTGCAAGCCCTAGCGCGCGAACTACATGAAGAAATCGGCATCCGCGTCACCCAGGCCTGGCCCTGGGTCACCTACGTTCACCACTACCCCCACAGTACGGTGCGCCTGGCCTTTTGCCAGGTCACGGCCTGGGAAGGCGAGCCGGCCGGTCTGGAAAACCAGCAACTGCGCTGGGTCGAGCCCGCCCAGGCGCTGGCCGACGCGCTGCGCCAGGGCCACGACCTGGATCCGGACAAGCCCGACGGCCGGGTCCTGCCCGCCACCATCCCGCCGCTGCGCTGGCTGCAGCTACCCACAACCTATGGCATCTCGGCCATCGGGTCGCCGTCGTATCTGCCCTCCTTCCTGCAGCGGCTCGACGTGGCCCTGGCCGGCGGCCTGAAGCTGGTGCAACTGCGCGAGCCGAACTGGCCGGAGGGTCCCGGCGCCGAATCGTTGCGCGCCGCGTTCATACAGATGCGCGAACGCTGCCGCATCGCAGGCGCGCGGTTGCTGATCAACAGCACGCACCCCGCATCGTGGTGGCATGAAGCCGATGGCGTGCATCTGCGCAGCGCGGACGCGGTCGTAATGCAAGACCGGCCGGACCTGCCTTCGGACGCGCTGGTGGGCGTCTCTGCCCACACGCAGGGCGACATCACGCATGCGCGCAGGATCGGCGCCGACTTTGCCGTGCTGGGCTCCGTGCTGGCCACGCCTTCGCACCCGGGCGAGCCCGAGCTGAGCTGGGCTGGATTTGCCGAAGGCTTGCGCGATGCGGGGCTGCCGGTGTTCGCCCTGGGTGGCCAGTCCGAGGCAACGCGCGCCATCGCCCGCGCACACGGCGCGCACGGCATCGCCGGTATACGCGCGATAATCTGA
- a CDS encoding ATP-binding protein has protein sequence MDSYDLSHLLERAERVLAQLEAWLPAAPPEIDWNAHAYRWRKRGVRGWLDAVRHVARIELSDLQHVERQKDILDRNTRQFLQGRPANNVLMTGARGTGKSSLVKAMLATYGGQGLRLIEVDKSDLGDLSDIVELVAVRPERYIVFCDDLSFEEGEAGYKALKSVLDGSVSSSGENVLIYATSNRRHLMPEYMSENLQATHSADGEIHPGETVEEKISLSERFGLWLSFHPFRQDDYLDIVRHWLGELGCPADQIDASRTEALQWALERGSRSGRVAYQFARDWAARHA, from the coding sequence ATGGATTCTTACGACCTCTCTCATCTGCTGGAACGCGCCGAGCGCGTCCTGGCTCAACTCGAGGCCTGGCTGCCCGCCGCGCCGCCCGAGATCGACTGGAACGCGCACGCCTATCGCTGGCGCAAGCGCGGCGTGCGCGGCTGGCTCGATGCCGTGCGCCACGTGGCCCGCATCGAACTGTCCGATCTGCAGCACGTCGAACGCCAGAAAGACATCCTCGACCGAAATACCCGCCAGTTCCTGCAAGGCAGGCCGGCCAACAACGTGCTCATGACCGGCGCGCGCGGCACCGGCAAGAGTTCACTGGTCAAGGCCATGCTGGCCACCTACGGCGGCCAGGGCCTGCGCCTGATCGAGGTGGACAAATCCGACCTGGGCGACCTGTCCGACATCGTCGAATTGGTCGCGGTCCGCCCCGAGCGCTACATCGTCTTTTGCGACGACCTCTCCTTCGAGGAAGGCGAGGCCGGCTACAAGGCGCTCAAGTCGGTACTGGACGGCTCGGTGTCCTCGTCGGGCGAAAATGTGTTGATCTACGCCACGTCCAACCGGCGCCACCTGATGCCGGAATACATGAGCGAGAACCTGCAGGCCACGCACAGCGCCGACGGCGAGATACATCCCGGCGAGACGGTGGAGGAAAAGATTTCCCTGTCCGAGCGCTTCGGCCTGTGGCTGTCCTTCCATCCGTTCCGGCAGGACGACTACCTGGACATCGTCCGTCACTGGCTGGGCGAGCTCGGCTGCCCCGCCGACCAGATCGACGCCTCGCGCACCGAGGCGCTGCAGTGGGCACTGGAGCGCGGCTCGCGCTCGGGCCGCGTGGCCTACCAGTTCGCGCGCGACTGGGCGGCGCGCCACGCCTGA
- the argJ gene encoding bifunctional glutamate N-acetyltransferase/amino-acid acetyltransferase ArgJ, whose protein sequence is MAVNLKIPPLSDIFPVPGVEIGVTEAGIRKANRRDLTVFRLSEGSTVAGVFTRNRFCAAPVQICQEHLAAAGPIRALVINTGNANAGTGVEGLHAATQTCEALGKLLRVPAEQVLPFSTGVILEPLPVDRLIAGLPDAIARLSAKGWAEAAHGIMTTDTQPKIHSQRLDIHGKMISITGISKGAGMIRPNMATMLSFLATDAGISQPLLTRLAKQIADRSFNRITVDGDTSTNDSFIIMATGRSGLWIESEYDANYAALSHALTAAALDLAQKIVRDAEGATKFITIHVDEAGDQDEALKVAYSVAHSPLVKTAFYASDPNLGRILAAIGYAGIADLSAHKVKLWLGDELVSSDGGRAPSYKEETGQRIMKQSEISMRISLGRGHASETVYTCDFSHEYVSINADYRS, encoded by the coding sequence ATGGCCGTCAACCTGAAGATTCCCCCCCTGTCCGATATCTTCCCCGTTCCCGGCGTCGAAATCGGCGTCACCGAGGCGGGCATACGCAAGGCCAACCGCCGCGATCTCACCGTATTTCGCCTGTCCGAGGGCAGCACCGTGGCCGGCGTGTTCACGCGCAACCGCTTCTGCGCCGCCCCCGTGCAGATATGCCAGGAGCACCTGGCCGCAGCCGGCCCCATCCGCGCCCTGGTCATCAACACCGGCAACGCCAACGCCGGCACCGGCGTGGAAGGCCTGCACGCGGCGACCCAAACTTGCGAGGCGCTGGGCAAATTGCTGCGCGTACCGGCCGAGCAGGTGCTGCCGTTTTCCACTGGCGTGATCCTCGAACCCCTGCCGGTGGACCGCCTGATCGCCGGCCTGCCCGACGCCATCGCCAGGCTGAGCGCCAAGGGATGGGCCGAAGCCGCGCACGGCATCATGACCACCGACACCCAGCCCAAGATTCACTCACAGCGGCTCGACATCCACGGCAAGATGATCAGCATCACCGGCATCAGCAAGGGCGCCGGCATGATCCGCCCCAACATGGCCACCATGCTCAGCTTTCTGGCCACCGACGCGGGCATTTCCCAGCCGTTGCTGACCAGGCTGGCCAAGCAGATCGCCGACCGGTCCTTCAACCGCATCACCGTCGACGGCGACACCTCGACCAACGACTCGTTCATCATCATGGCCACCGGCCGGTCGGGCCTGTGGATCGAGTCCGAATACGACGCGAACTACGCCGCCCTCTCGCACGCGCTCACCGCGGCCGCACTGGACCTGGCGCAGAAGATCGTGCGCGACGCCGAAGGGGCCACCAAGTTCATCACCATCCACGTCGATGAGGCGGGCGACCAGGACGAAGCGCTCAAGGTGGCCTACTCGGTGGCGCACTCGCCCCTGGTCAAGACCGCCTTCTATGCCTCGGACCCCAATCTGGGCCGCATCCTCGCGGCCATCGGCTACGCCGGCATCGCCGACCTGAGCGCCCACAAGGTCAAACTGTGGCTGGGCGACGAACTGGTGTCCAGCGACGGCGGCCGCGCACCGTCCTACAAGGAAGAAACAGGCCAGCGCATCATGAAGCAGTCCGAGATCTCCATGCGCATTTCGCTGGGCCGCGGCCACGCCAGCGAAACCGTGTACACCTGCGACTTCTCGCACGAGTACGTGAGCATCAACGCCGACTACCGCTCGTAA
- a CDS encoding MarR family winged helix-turn-helix transcriptional regulator, protein MTTPAPDLESRAAPDDHHALRLWLRLLTCTNLIEGDIRGRLRTEFDTTLPRFDLMAQLQRAPKGMKMGELSRHMMVTNGNITSIADQLEKEGLVLRAKVESDRRSSVLKLTPQGRKIFARMARAHEEWVKAMFDGLPEATRGALFKALGDLKLQVVSHRDQA, encoded by the coding sequence ATGACGACACCCGCCCCCGATCTGGAAAGCCGCGCCGCCCCTGACGACCACCACGCCCTGCGCCTGTGGCTGAGGCTGTTGACCTGTACCAACCTGATCGAGGGCGACATCCGCGGCCGCCTGCGCACCGAATTCGACACCACGCTGCCCCGCTTCGACCTGATGGCTCAGCTGCAGCGCGCGCCCAAGGGCATGAAGATGGGCGAACTCTCGCGCCACATGATGGTGACCAACGGCAACATCACCAGCATCGCCGACCAGCTTGAAAAAGAAGGGCTGGTCTTGCGCGCCAAGGTCGAGTCCGACCGCCGCAGCTCGGTGCTCAAGCTCACCCCGCAGGGCCGCAAAATCTTCGCCCGCATGGCCCGCGCCCATGAGGAATGGGTCAAGGCCATGTTCGACGGCCTGCCCGAAGCCACCCGTGGCGCGCTTTTCAAGGCGCTGGGCGATCTCAAGCTGCAAGTGGTGTCGCATCGGGACCAAGCCTAG
- a CDS encoding bifunctional salicylyl-CoA 5-hydroxylase/oxidoreductase: MKIVCLGGGPAGLYFGLLMKLQNPANEVTVIERNRPYDTFGWGVVFSDATMQNLAEADPVSAKTIVDAFSHWDDIDIHFKGRTIRSGGHGFIGIGRKHMLNILQARCEEVGVKLVFESLVEDDQKVAIDYDADLVIASDGLNSGVRKRYADTFRPDIDTRRCRFVWLGTTKVFDAFTFAFVQTEHGWFQAHAYRFEDGLSTFIVETPDETWQAAGLEHMSQEDGIAYCEKLFAPWLDGHKLISNAGHLRGSAIWIRFPRVICNSWVRWNELATPRGMRQVPVVLMGDAAHTAHFSIGSGTKLALEDAIELARCLRRAPELHAGLAHYEEVRSVEVLKIQNAARNSTEWFENVARYASLEPEQFAYSLLTRSQRISHENLRLRDAAWLEGYESWIARHAGLDAQQAERPPLPMLTPYKVRGVTLSNRVIMSPMAMYSCVDGVPGDFHLVHLGSRAMGGAGLVMVEMTCVSPDARITPGCPGLWNDAQAEAFGRIVEFVHGNSNARIGIQLGHAGRKGSTRLGWEGIDQPLPADNWPLIAPSALPYIEGISQVPRAVTRADMDRVLEDFVAAARRAAAAGFDWLELHCAHGYLLSTFISPLTNLRTDEYGGSLENRLRFPLEVFHAVRAVWPEHLPMSVRISANDWVEGGITPDDAVAIARAFKTAGADMIDCSSGQVSREEKPVYGRMFQTPFADRVRNEAGIATIAVGAIFEADHVNGIIASGRADLCALARPHLADASWTLREAARVGYADVNWPKQYFAAKRQLETNFARAAAYATLDIK; encoded by the coding sequence ATGAAAATCGTCTGCCTGGGCGGAGGCCCTGCCGGCTTGTATTTCGGCCTGTTGATGAAGCTGCAGAATCCGGCCAACGAAGTTACCGTAATCGAACGCAACCGGCCTTACGACACCTTCGGCTGGGGCGTGGTGTTCTCCGACGCCACCATGCAGAACCTGGCCGAGGCAGACCCGGTTTCGGCCAAGACCATCGTCGATGCCTTCAGTCATTGGGACGACATCGACATCCACTTCAAGGGCCGCACTATCCGCAGCGGCGGCCACGGCTTCATCGGCATCGGTCGCAAGCACATGCTCAACATCCTGCAGGCCCGCTGCGAGGAAGTGGGCGTCAAGCTGGTATTCGAGAGTTTGGTCGAAGACGACCAGAAAGTCGCCATCGACTACGATGCCGACCTGGTGATCGCGTCCGACGGCCTGAACAGCGGGGTGCGCAAGCGCTACGCCGATACCTTCAGGCCCGACATCGACACGCGCCGCTGCCGTTTCGTGTGGCTGGGCACCACCAAGGTGTTCGATGCCTTCACCTTCGCCTTTGTCCAGACCGAGCACGGCTGGTTCCAGGCCCACGCCTATCGTTTCGAGGACGGCCTGTCGACCTTTATCGTCGAAACGCCCGATGAAACCTGGCAGGCCGCCGGCCTGGAACACATGAGCCAGGAAGACGGCATAGCCTACTGTGAAAAACTCTTCGCGCCCTGGCTCGATGGCCACAAGCTCATCAGCAATGCCGGGCACCTGCGCGGCTCGGCCATCTGGATTCGCTTTCCGCGCGTCATCTGCAATAGCTGGGTGCGATGGAACGAGCTGGCCACCCCGCGCGGCATGCGGCAGGTCCCCGTGGTGCTGATGGGCGACGCCGCCCATACCGCGCACTTCTCCATCGGCTCGGGCACCAAGCTGGCACTGGAAGACGCTATCGAGCTGGCCCGCTGTCTGCGGCGCGCCCCCGAGCTGCATGCCGGCCTGGCGCACTACGAAGAAGTGCGCAGCGTGGAAGTCCTGAAGATCCAGAACGCGGCGCGCAATTCCACGGAATGGTTCGAGAACGTGGCGCGCTATGCCAGCCTCGAACCCGAGCAGTTCGCCTATTCGCTGCTGACGCGGTCGCAACGCATCTCGCATGAGAACCTGCGCCTGCGCGACGCGGCCTGGCTGGAGGGCTATGAGTCCTGGATCGCCAGGCACGCCGGCCTCGATGCCCAGCAGGCCGAGCGGCCGCCGCTGCCAATGCTCACGCCCTACAAAGTGCGCGGCGTCACGCTGTCCAACCGCGTCATCATGTCGCCCATGGCCATGTATTCGTGCGTGGACGGCGTGCCAGGCGATTTTCACCTGGTGCACCTAGGCAGCCGCGCCATGGGTGGAGCAGGCTTGGTCATGGTGGAAATGACCTGCGTCTCGCCGGACGCGCGCATCACCCCGGGCTGCCCCGGACTGTGGAACGATGCGCAGGCCGAGGCCTTTGGCCGCATCGTCGAGTTCGTGCACGGCAACAGCAATGCGCGCATCGGCATACAGCTGGGCCACGCCGGCCGCAAGGGTTCCACGCGCCTGGGCTGGGAGGGCATCGACCAGCCGCTGCCCGCGGACAACTGGCCCTTGATCGCGCCCTCGGCCCTGCCGTATATCGAGGGCATCTCGCAGGTGCCCCGGGCGGTCACGCGCGCCGACATGGATCGCGTGCTCGAAGACTTTGTCGCCGCCGCCAGACGCGCCGCCGCGGCGGGGTTCGATTGGCTCGAACTGCACTGCGCCCACGGCTACCTGCTGTCGACCTTCATTTCGCCGCTGACCAACCTGCGCACCGACGAGTACGGTGGCAGCCTGGAAAACCGCCTGCGCTTTCCGCTGGAAGTCTTTCATGCAGTGCGCGCCGTCTGGCCCGAGCACCTGCCCATGTCGGTGCGCATCTCGGCCAACGACTGGGTCGAGGGCGGCATCACGCCCGACGACGCGGTCGCGATCGCCCGCGCCTTCAAGACCGCCGGCGCCGACATGATCGATTGCTCGTCGGGCCAGGTGAGCCGCGAAGAAAAACCCGTGTACGGCCGCATGTTCCAGACCCCGTTCGCCGACCGTGTGCGCAACGAAGCCGGCATTGCCACCATCGCCGTGGGCGCCATCTTCGAAGCCGACCATGTCAACGGCATCATTGCTTCGGGCCGCGCCGACCTGTGCGCCCTGGCGCGTCCGCACCTTGCCGACGCGTCCTGGACGCTGCGCGAGGCCGCCCGCGTGGGTTATGCCGACGTGAACTGGCCCAAGCAGTACTTCGCCGCCAAGCGCCAGCTCGAAACCAATTTCGCGCGCGCCGCGGCCTACGCCACGCTGGACATCAAATGA
- a CDS encoding SDR family NAD(P)-dependent oxidoreductase, with the protein MSAAPDQALAGRHALVTGGARGIGLACAKALLARGAKVTLLGRGRESLQAAQAELIASESTAPGRVGFVSADIADMASVQAAFEHAAQQSGPVHILVNNAGQAASQPFARTDARLWRDMMAVNLDGTFHCMQAALPDMLAAGWGRIINVASTAGLIGYAYVSAYVAAKHGVIGLTRSVALEVASKGVTVNAVCPGYTETDIVRDAVANIVRKTGMSEDQARAKLAERNPQGRLVQPDEVADAVAWLALPSAASVNGQAIPVDGGEVMAG; encoded by the coding sequence ATGAGCGCGGCCCCGGATCAAGCCCTGGCCGGCCGCCATGCCCTGGTCACGGGCGGCGCACGCGGCATAGGCCTGGCCTGCGCCAAAGCCCTGCTGGCGCGCGGGGCCAAGGTCACGCTGCTGGGCCGGGGTCGCGAGTCTCTTCAGGCCGCCCAGGCCGAATTGATCGCCTCCGAGTCCACCGCGCCGGGCCGAGTCGGCTTCGTGTCCGCCGATATCGCAGACATGGCTTCGGTGCAGGCTGCCTTCGAACACGCCGCGCAGCAATCCGGCCCGGTCCATATCCTGGTCAACAATGCCGGACAGGCCGCCAGCCAGCCCTTCGCGCGCACAGACGCCCGGCTCTGGCGCGACATGATGGCCGTGAACCTGGACGGCACCTTCCATTGCATGCAGGCCGCGCTGCCCGACATGCTGGCCGCCGGATGGGGCCGCATCATCAACGTCGCCAGCACCGCGGGCCTGATCGGCTACGCCTACGTCAGCGCCTACGTCGCAGCCAAACATGGCGTCATCGGCCTGACCCGCTCGGTCGCCTTGGAGGTCGCCAGCAAAGGCGTCACCGTCAACGCGGTGTGCCCCGGCTACACCGAGACCGACATTGTGCGCGACGCGGTCGCCAACATCGTGCGCAAGACCGGCATGAGCGAGGATCAGGCCCGCGCCAAGCTGGCCGAGCGCAATCCTCAAGGCAGACTGGTGCAGCCCGACGAAGTGGCCGACGCCGTCGCATGGCTTGCGCTGCCCAGCGCCGCCAGCGTCAACGGCCAAGCCATCCCGGTGGACGGCGGCGAGGTGATGGCAGGCTGA